The Listeria sp. PSOL-1 genome includes a region encoding these proteins:
- a CDS encoding ribonuclease E/G produces the protein MKQLIINALTTEKRAALLENGKLIEYLIEQPNLEKLLPGDIYLAQIDKIDKKIAAAFLTIDRKKAFIHLKDFPKTINPTQGAKIPVMIVREGTKTKLPLATAFIEISSDFFIYIFGNHHVSVSKRLNDTEKTRLTQIITPELNKNEAVIIRSAAENLSKETLINHLDEIKITFKELQKKIAVQKKTGLISQTNHHFLGQIEGWIKRYHPGEIICDNRQLKFENAIYKYTKNIFKDYKIESQIKQLSRPIVRLANGASLVIEKTEAMWVIDINSGQFNKQLEKDKVIMQINTEALPEIMRQIRLRNLSGLIVIDFIGQFSEKTLADFKDQAEAVVLNEYITTQIAGLTKSGLMQITRRKKTKSLLEETHSLCSLCHGNGYVESATTCAYRLERELTEIISTDVDYINIISTEAVLKAFHDLNTLNDFPLNFEIANQETPFYQISRIK, from the coding sequence ATGAAACAGTTGATCATAAATGCACTAACAACTGAAAAAAGAGCTGCACTCCTAGAAAATGGAAAACTTATCGAATACCTCATCGAACAACCTAATTTAGAAAAATTACTTCCCGGCGATATTTATTTAGCTCAAATCGATAAAATTGATAAAAAAATTGCTGCTGCTTTTCTTACAATTGACCGAAAAAAGGCATTTATTCATTTGAAAGATTTCCCCAAAACAATAAATCCGACGCAAGGTGCAAAAATTCCTGTCATGATCGTTAGAGAAGGTACAAAAACGAAACTACCACTTGCCACAGCTTTTATTGAAATCAGTTCAGATTTTTTTATTTATATTTTTGGAAACCATCATGTTTCTGTTTCAAAACGATTGAATGACACAGAAAAAACGCGACTCACACAAATCATTACCCCTGAATTAAATAAAAATGAAGCCGTTATTATTCGTTCTGCTGCTGAAAACTTATCAAAAGAAACATTAATTAACCATTTAGATGAAATCAAAATCACTTTTAAAGAACTTCAAAAAAAAATAGCGGTTCAAAAAAAAACTGGCCTCATTTCACAAACAAATCATCATTTTTTAGGACAAATAGAAGGATGGATAAAACGTTATCATCCTGGTGAAATTATTTGTGACAACAGACAATTAAAGTTCGAAAATGCCATTTACAAATATACAAAAAACATTTTTAAAGATTATAAAATCGAATCGCAAATCAAGCAACTGTCTAGGCCAATTGTTCGTTTGGCAAATGGTGCCTCACTTGTTATTGAAAAAACCGAGGCCATGTGGGTCATTGACATTAATTCAGGACAATTTAATAAACAACTTGAAAAAGATAAAGTTATCATGCAAATTAATACAGAAGCCCTTCCAGAAATCATGCGCCAAATTCGGTTGCGTAACTTATCAGGATTAATTGTGATTGATTTTATCGGTCAGTTTTCAGAAAAAACATTAGCAGATTTTAAAGACCAAGCAGAAGCTGTCGTTTTAAATGAATACATTACCACACAAATTGCTGGCTTAACAAAATCTGGGCTAATGCAAATCACACGCCGAAAAAAGACAAAATCTTTATTAGAAGAAACGCATTCATTATGTTCGCTTTGTCATGGAAACGGTTATGTTGAAAGCGCCACTACATGCGCGTATCGCTTAGAACGCGAGCTAACCGAAATCATTTCTACTGATGTAGACTATATCAATATTATTTCAACAGAAGCTGTCTTGAAGGCTTTTCACGATTTAAACACTTTAAATGATTTCCCTCTTAACTTTGAAATTGCGAATCAAGAGACACCGTTTTATCAAATTAGCAGGATTAAATAG
- the minD gene encoding septum site-determining protein MinD, protein MGEAIVITSGKGGVGKTTSTANLGTALALQGKKVCLIDMDIGLRNLDVVLGLENRIIYDLVDVINGRCKIHQAIIKDKRFGDLLFLLPAAQTTDKSAVNGEQMMQLITELRPEFDFILIDCPAGIETGYKNAVAGADKAIVVTTPEISAVRDADRIIGLLEKEDIEAPKLIINRIRTQMMENGDVMDIDDITTHLSIELLGIIIDDDEVIRSSNSGDPVAMIPNNSASQGYRNIARRLLGESIPLMSIETKKTGFFSRIKKLFTRNK, encoded by the coding sequence ATGGGGGAAGCTATAGTCATTACTTCTGGGAAAGGCGGTGTAGGTAAAACTACTTCTACTGCCAATCTAGGGACAGCACTTGCGCTTCAAGGCAAGAAAGTCTGCTTGATCGATATGGATATTGGTCTCAGAAATCTGGATGTTGTACTAGGTCTTGAAAACCGTATTATTTATGATTTAGTAGATGTCATAAATGGCCGCTGTAAAATACATCAAGCCATCATTAAGGATAAACGATTTGGTGATTTACTATTCTTACTTCCTGCTGCGCAAACAACGGATAAATCTGCCGTTAACGGGGAACAAATGATGCAGTTAATTACTGAACTTCGCCCAGAATTTGATTTTATTCTTATTGATTGTCCTGCAGGTATTGAAACAGGCTATAAAAATGCTGTTGCTGGCGCTGATAAAGCAATCGTTGTAACAACACCAGAGATATCTGCTGTACGTGATGCTGATCGTATTATTGGTTTGCTTGAAAAAGAAGATATTGAAGCACCTAAACTGATCATTAATCGAATCAGAACACAAATGATGGAAAATGGCGATGTTATGGACATTGATGACATTACAACGCATTTATCCATTGAGCTTCTCGGCATTATCATTGATGATGATGAGGTCATTCGTTCCTCTAACAGTGGAGACCCCGTGGCTATGATTCCAAATAACTCAGCTTCTCAAGGTTATCGTAATATCGCTCGTAGGCTATTAGGTGAATCGATTCCGTTAATGTCCATTGAGACGAAAAAAACAGGCTTTTTCAGCCGGATTAAAAAATTATTTACTAGGAATAAATAA
- the minC gene encoding septum site-determining protein MinC — translation MKKNVQIKGTKDGIVVFLDDEASVSEIETELFERLKEQNQATEKEEKLLVKVQLGNRLFSPEEETRITNIINENSQMQISAFYSDVITKKEAREWKEREQVYSMATIVRSGQVLHVPGDFLLIGDVNPGGQIRANGNVFVLGDIKGIIHAGFEGNKQAVIAGKFLYPSQVRIADKFFGFDSEDYKEIEDTELFSAYISEKNEIVIDEIHKIRKIRPEISNFQGGR, via the coding sequence ATGAAAAAAAATGTGCAAATCAAAGGCACAAAAGATGGTATCGTTGTTTTTTTAGATGATGAAGCTAGCGTGTCAGAAATTGAAACTGAACTATTTGAACGCTTAAAAGAACAAAACCAAGCTACCGAAAAAGAAGAGAAGCTGCTAGTGAAAGTTCAATTAGGCAATCGTCTGTTTTCACCAGAAGAAGAAACACGAATTACAAATATTATCAATGAAAATAGTCAGATGCAAATCAGCGCGTTTTATAGCGACGTAATAACTAAAAAAGAAGCACGCGAATGGAAAGAGCGTGAACAAGTTTACTCGATGGCAACAATTGTACGCTCTGGGCAGGTTCTTCATGTTCCAGGAGATTTCCTTTTAATTGGTGACGTAAATCCAGGTGGCCAAATTCGTGCAAATGGTAATGTTTTTGTCTTAGGTGATATTAAAGGCATTATTCATGCTGGTTTTGAAGGAAATAAACAAGCCGTTATTGCTGGAAAATTTTTATATCCTTCACAAGTTCGCATTGCAGATAAGTTTTTTGGTTTTGATAGCGAAGATTACAAAGAAATAGAAGACACAGAACTATTCTCAGCTTACATTTCTGAAAAAAATGAGATAGTCATTGATGAAATACATAAGATTAGAAAAATTAGACCAGAAATATCTAATTTTCAAGGAGGGCGTTAA
- the mreD gene encoding rod shape-determining protein MreD, translating to MDVKKNIWLPVIMIGTFILEGIIGLFFAKPLFGETRQFIPHFLLVLLILLTVFYRRNHALLYAFILGIVFDIYYTSIMGIYFAIFPLIVYLTDKFMKVLHDNIILVGLVTLFNIILTESLVYLFYTLIGATTMSISTFVDTRLVTTLLLNLAFFLLVFFPFQFFIDKLKKSEKI from the coding sequence ATGGATGTTAAAAAAAACATTTGGCTTCCAGTAATTATGATAGGTACTTTCATTTTGGAAGGGATCATTGGCTTATTCTTTGCTAAACCACTATTTGGTGAGACAAGGCAATTTATTCCTCACTTTCTCCTTGTCTTACTTATCTTATTAACTGTTTTTTATCGGCGAAATCATGCACTTCTTTATGCTTTCATTTTAGGCATAGTGTTTGATATTTATTACACAAGTATCATGGGAATTTACTTTGCTATTTTCCCACTCATCGTTTACCTTACAGACAAGTTTATGAAGGTGCTTCATGACAATATTATTCTTGTAGGTTTAGTGACACTTTTCAATATTATTTTAACGGAAAGCTTAGTTTATCTTTTTTATACTTTAATCGGAGCAACAACAATGAGTATTAGCACTTTTGTAGATACGCGACTTGTTACAACTCTACTGCTTAACTTAGCCTTTTTTCTGCTTGTTTTCTTTCCGTTTCAATTCTTTATTGATAAACTAAAAAAATCGGAAAAAATTTAA